One stretch of Trichomycterus rosablanca isolate fTriRos1 chromosome 3, fTriRos1.hap1, whole genome shotgun sequence DNA includes these proteins:
- the si:dkey-26c10.5 gene encoding C-type lectin domain family 7 member A isoform X2 gives MKIKFCKLGNYSGVEKTGQPQQEADIKRKARLYWRTSIVLLVLCLLLLAVVLALAIKLLEAGSVQSCPDRVEIGDKSDNSQACSPQLCQDMYPALVIQNQGYQCSECGKNWLKFENSCYFMSVKRLSWQKSREECQQWGGDLAVINNELVQKFLTSSGYMLYWIGLSFSETQKWMWIDNTTVTQSYWASDNQLNNNQGQCVLLKGRVEHKRNWYLNPCLVTSHYICQRQLK, from the exons ATGAAGATAAAATTCTGCAAACTGGGAAACTATTCGGGCGTAGAAAAAACAGGGCAACCGCAGCAGGAAGCAG ATATTAAGAGAAAAGCCCGATTGTACTGGAGGACTTCCATCGTTCTCCTCGTCCTCTGTCTGCTCCTACTGGCTGTGGTTTTAGCGCTGGCcataaaat TGCTTGAAGCTGGCTCTGTTCAGTCATGTCCAGACAGAGTTGAAATAGGAGACAAATCAGACAATTCGCAGGCCTGTAGTCCCCAGTTATGCCAGGACATGTATCCAGCACTGGTTATCCAAAACCAAG GGTATCAGTGCTCTGAGTGTGGAAAGAATTGGCTGAAGTTTGAGAACTCCTGCTACTTTATGTCTGTAAAGCGTCTGAGCTGGCAGAAGAGCAGAGAAGAGTGTCAGCAGTGGGGTGGAGACCTGGCTGTCATTAACAACGAGCTTGTGCAG AAATTTTTGACCTCCAGTGGGTACATGCTGTACTGGATTGGTCTCAGTTTTTCAGAAACACAGAAGTGGATGTGGATTGACAATACCACCGTCACCCAAAG TTACTGGGCATCTGACAATCAATTAAACAACAACCAAGGCCAGTGTGTACTGCTGAAAGGAAGGGTGGAACACAAGAGAAACTGGTATTTAAATCCATGCCTGGTCACCTCGCATTACATCTGCCAAAGACAGTTAAAGTAA